A genome region from Nymphalis io chromosome Z, ilAglIoxx1.1, whole genome shotgun sequence includes the following:
- the LOC126780535 gene encoding uncharacterized protein LOC126780535, with product MSVLLSLVLIASTEAFFLKWGSDSGSQSSQKSWVQPMSPYRYQYMYPYESRKIYQVQQQQYAQPEMQMQQNMAPIPISVPAGASLTPVSLQHVQLVPCMCPVAPEEADKLQEQAGSGPYVAQTYSQAYSVPQQMTVADAPKTSNKQ from the exons ATGAGCGTCCTTCTGAGTTTGGTGCTAATAGCTTCTACGGAGGCGTTCTTCTTAAAATGGGGTTCAGATTCCGG AAGTCAGTCATCTCAGAAGTCATGGGTGCAGCCGATGTCGCCATACAGATATCAATACATGTACCCGTACGAatcaagaaaaatatatcaagtACAACAACAGCAATACGCTCAACCCGAGATGCAGATGCAACAGAACATGGCACCAATACCCATCAGCGTGCCTGCCGGAGCAAGTCTCACGCCGGTGTCTCTTCAACATGTTCAGCTCGTGCCCTGTATGTGCCCAGTGGCGCCAGAAGAAGCGGACAAACTACAAGAGCAAGCCGGCTCCGGTCCGTACGTCGCGCAAACTTACTCGCAAGCTTATTCCGTCCCGCAGCAAATGACGGTTGCAGACGCTCCAAAAACGAGCAACAAGCAGTAA